A genome region from Populus alba chromosome 3, ASM523922v2, whole genome shotgun sequence includes the following:
- the LOC118055653 gene encoding protein LURP-one-related 12, producing MKGGLVVDAGFVYEEEKHLTVFKTCLFFANDGFTVYDCKGELVFRVDSYGPDSRDKGELVLMDAHGRCLLTVRRKRPSLHQRWEGYIGEGTDGSNPIFSVRRTSMIGRCTVTVEVCGNPGEEYQIEGSFATRSCTILNTVKEAVAEIRRKVDASTDVVLGKDVLSLCLKPGFDGAFAMGLVLILDQINGYDSVENEVKENSATED from the exons atgaaggGAGGGTTGGTCGTGGATGCTGGGTTTGtctatgaagaagaaaagcatcTCACAGtgtttaaaacatgtttgttctTCGCTAATGATGGCTTCACTGTCTATGATTGCAAAGGTGAGTTGGTGTTCCGTGTTGACTCGTATGGGCCTGACTCTCGTGACAAGGGTGAACTCGTTCTCATGGACGCCCATGGCCGCTGTCTGCTCACCGTCAGAAGAAAG AGGCCGAGTCTGCATCAAAGGTGGGAGGGCTACATAGGGGAAGGAACAGACGGGAGCAATCCAATATTTAGCGTGCGGCGAACATCCATGATCGGACGGTGTACCGTGACGGTGGAAGTGTGTGGGAATCCAGGTGAGGAGTACCAGATAGAAGGATCTTTTGCGACCAGATCGTGCACGATATTGAATACAGTGAAGGAAGCGGTGGCTGAGATCAGACGCAAAGTAGATGCCTCCACTGATGTCGTGCTTGGCAAGGACGTCCTCTCTCTGTGCCTTAAGCCTGGTTTTGACGGGGCATTCGCCATGGGGCTGGTCTTGATTCTCGATCAGATCAACGGCTATGATTCTGTTGAGAATGAAGTTAAGGAGAACTCCGCTACAGAGGATTAG
- the LOC118055656 gene encoding glucan endo-1,3-beta-glucosidase 14 — MGSSSFFLWLLLAFSAISSNVLTVYAFKGTYGVNYGKIADNLPSPGSVVTLLKAAKIKNTRIYDADHEVLKAFKGSGIEIIIGLGNEYLKEMSVAEDRAMDWIKENVQPFLPGTKIVGIAVGNEILGGDDHELWEVLLPSVKNIYGALGRLGLTKVVEVSSPHSEAVFTNSFPPSACVFKDDVLVYMKPLLEFFSKTGSPFYINAYPFLAYKSDPEHIDINYALFKSNQGILDSKTNLHYDNMFEAQVDAAYAALEKAGFPKMEVIVSETGWASKGDADEAGASIENARTYNRNLRKKLAKKKGTPYRPKFVARAYIFALFNENLKPGPTSERNFGLFKADGSIAYDIGFTGLKDSSGASSLIPFKVFGGSSCTLLLTACITLLLLISAS, encoded by the exons TTTTGACGGTGTACGCTTTCAAGGGAACATACGGAGTAAACTACGGTAAGATAGCGGACAATTTACCTTCACCGGGCAGCGTGGTGACGCTGCTGAAAGCAGCCAAGATAAAGAACACCAGAATCTACGACGCTGATCATGAGGTCCTCAAGGCCTTCAAGGGCTCTGGTATTGAAATCATAATCGGACTTGGCAACGAGTATCTGAAAGAAATGAGCGTGGCGGAGGATCGTGCCATGGATTGGATAAAGGAGAATGTGCAGCCATTCCTCCCCGGAACAAAGATAGTTGGAATCGCAGTGGGAAATGAGATCTTGGGGGGCGATGACCATGAATTATGGGAGGTTTTGCTGCCCTCGGTTAAAAACATTTACGGTGCGCTTGGGAGGCTGGGTTTGACGAAGGTTGTCGAGGTTTCAAGCCCACACTCAGAGGCTGTCTTCACCAATTCCTTCCCGCCATCCGCATGCGTTTTCAAGGACGATGTTCTTGTGTACATGAAACCATTGCTGGAGTTCTTCTCAAAGACTGGTTCTCCTTTCTACATCAATGCCTACCCTTTTCTAGCCTACAAGAGCGATCCCGAGCATATTGACATCAACTATGCTCTTTTCAAATCGAATCAGGGAATTCTCGATTCAAAGACCAATCTGCATTATGACAACATGTTCGAGGCTCAGGTTGATGCAGCTTATGCAGCACTAGAAAAGGCTGGGTTTCCCAAGATGGAAGTCATCGTTTCCGAAACAGGTTGGGCTTCGAAAGGGGATGCAGATGAAGCAGGTGCCTCCATAGAAAACGCGAGGACTTACAATCGTAATCTGCGTAAAAAGCTAGCAAAAAAGAAGGGAACCCCGTACAGACCAAAGTTCGTGGCAAGAGCTTATATTTTCGCCCTGTTCAACGAAAACTTGAAGCCTGGACCAACTTCTGAGAGGAACTTTGGATTGTTTAAAGCTGATGGAAGCATTGCATATGACATCGGTTTCACAGGGCTTAAAGATTCCTCAGGAGCTTCATCTCTTATCCCTTTCAAG GTTTTTGGAGGGTCATCCTGCACATTGCTTCTTACAGCTTGTATCACACTTCTGCTACTAATTTCAGCTTCTTGA